Below is a genomic region from Gracilimonas sp..
ATCAATAGATGTTTATTCTCAAGAAGTTCAAAAGCACAATAACCAAAAGGATGTTGCTCATCAAAGTATCGGCACCCTCCGAAGCATGACCATTGCAGCCCATGATATGCCCGAAATGATTGAATTTTATACTGAAGTTTATAATGTCGAGTTTTCTGAAAAAATCATCAATGAATTTACCCTATTTGAGGGTAAGTGGCTGGGATATAATTTATTAGTCTGTCCTGCTGAATTTGCACAAAATACTGCCCAACAAACACGGCATCAATTGGATATCTCCGTAACTGATTTTGATGCTTTTATAGAAAAAGTTGAACAATTTGGGGGTTCATTATTAGGAGAAGTCATTATTCAGGAAGGAGTTCGAAGCGTTGGTATTCATGACCCAGATAAGAATTCGATGATTATTATTGAATCCTTAAATTAAGATCGGTTCTACATCTTATCCATTTTCATAAAAGAGATGAGTAAAGCTCAACTTTGGATCAAAGAAATCCTTGGGTGTAAGCCCGGTATACTTTTTAAAATCTTTGATAAAATGGGCCTGGTCATAGTATCCATTGTCATAAGCCAGCTCAGTCAGGGTACTATATTCTTTATTGATCATCTTATTTACAGTAGCTTTTAGTCTGATGATCTTTGATAATTGTTTGAGGTTTAACCCCACAGAATCCGTAAACCTGCGTTCCAGAGTACGTCTGCTTACAGCACTATCAATAGAAAGTTCATGTATTTTTTGCCTGCCCCGGCTGTTTATAATGATACTCACAGCATCTTTCACAATAGAATCTGCTACATCGCAAGACTCAAACTTATCGGTCAGATATTGGTCGATGAGATCTATTCTCTGTTCGCTGGATGAAGCCTTCAGAATTTGGGATTCGAGCATTACTCCTTCTTCACCCAAAATCATATCCAGCGGAACCGCAGAATCCTGAAATTCTTTGGCTGCCAATTTGGATATAGGTTGTAACCCTTCCGGGTGAAACCTGACTGCAAACATTCCTGAATCTCCAGAAGGCTCTATTTCAAGTTTCCGTGTAAGCTGACCGAATACAAAACATCGTGGTTGTTCAATCCTGCTTCCATCCGGTAAATACTGATAATAAAGATCTCTGTAGTGAAAGATCATTTCCATGCATCCATCAGGAACAATAGTCTGCTTCTCATGAATTTCCTCTCTGGTTCCTTCCAGTACCCAATAACATTTAAGGATAGATTTCAAATCCTCAGAAGGCTTAAATTCTTTATATACCATAGTTCAATTAATCACACCCCATTAAAATTCTGATCGAAATATAGCATCCAGCCTAAAAAGATATGCAAGTTTGTAAGAGTTGTTTGGGTTATATCAACCGTCAAGTCAGGCAACGTTAATTCTAAATGATTAAACAGTTGTGAGCAACTTTCTTATTTCGGTAAGTAAAGATTTAATCATAGCTGTACCCAGCCAATTCAAAGATTTCAGCCGGACTTAACGCACTTAATTCCAGTATACTTTTACCCGACTTCTTCATGGCTTTTCGGATCACGTAATTACCAGTGCGATAGCTAATAACTTGTTGAGTGACCGTTTTTTCTGCATACGTGAGGTAATCCCCACTTTCATCAAAATGAACCTTTATTTCTAAGGTTGGTTGCTTTGGCTGACTTAAAACCGGGAGGTTGTAAAAGTCATGGTCGCTAAGATCATTATTACAGACCAGGATATATGATTTAAACTTTTCACTGGAATGCTCATTCTTTGCTCCCTTTGATCATCAACCAGATACAAAGAGTCACTTCCCCCAACGCTGCCGATAACCCAACGATCCATCCGAAAATGACCTTGTGTTCAGGATATAAAATAAATCCAAAGCTTTCGATTAGGTAACCGAAGGAGGCTCCGATCATAAAGATGCCCAGAAGTGTTGGGAAGTGAACTGATTTCATCAGCAAATAGCCGAGCAGTAAACAGTGAATTCCGAATGCTACTCCCGCCAGAATATATCCCAAATGATGGGCTTCCATAAAAAACAGGGACAATTCACTTAGCTGAATCTGAGAAAATTGACTGGCAAGTCCATCACTTTCCAAAACGTTAAGAGCAGCCGCATGATTAAGTAAATTTGCAGTTGCTACTCCCGGATGCGCTATCAACCTGAAACATGCCATGATCAATGCGAGCGGTTTATTCACCGACTTCAACAATAGGTATAGCAATACTGAAATCGCAATATCTGTTGAAAAAGCGATCAGGTCTGTAACTAACCCCCATTTGAACAATGCTGAATTAGCCAGAATATTATTGGCAGTGGCGATCGCATCGCCGGCGATAAATACGGTTTCTCTTGCCACACCCTGAGCAAATCCCGCACAACATATGACGATCAGATAGAGCAATCCGGTAATTCGGCCGATTTTCTTTTCATTATACATGAGTGGTTCCTCCCTGAATTGCCAATATGATATTTCCCTGTTTATGACCTGATTCTGCATGTATATGAGCCTCCTTGATTTCTTCCATGCTGTATGTTCTTTCAATGACCGCCTTGAGCTTTTTTGATTTGAGCAGGTCTTTGATCTCATCCAATAGTTCCTGGGATTCTTTTGTGACTCCTGTATACACTTTATGACCTTTTCGGAACGTGTTCATCATCATTGCCTGCATCAATCCAAGATTAAATGCAGTTGATACAAAGTGACCTTCTGAGCTTAATAACGGTTTAACACCCCTGTAGCTCAGATTTCCTACGGTATCAAAAACGATATCATATTTTTGAGGATGGTCAGAGAGCTTCTCTTTTTTGTAATCAATTACCTGATCTGCACCGATCTCGCGCACTAATTTCACATTCCGGGTGCTGCAAACTCCGGTGACGGTAGCTCCTCTAGCTTTGGCTACCTGGACAGCATAACTACCCACGCTCCCGGATGCCCCATTTATTAATACCCGATCTCTCTTTTTCAGCCCCCCCTGTTTCAGAAAAAACAATGCTGTCATCCCCCCGATTGGAATACCTGCCAGTGATTCATTTTCAATATCTTTGTCAGCCTTGGTGATTACACTATCCTCACTCAATACGATAAATTCTGAGTGAGCGCCGGTCTTTAATCCAGTACTCCCAAAAATTTTATCGCCCGGTTTAAATCGTG
It encodes:
- a CDS encoding VOC family protein, with protein sequence MKVFWILLLPGLFQSIDVYSQEVQKHNNQKDVAHQSIGTLRSMTIAAHDMPEMIEFYTEVYNVEFSEKIINEFTLFEGKWLGYNLLVCPAEFAQNTAQQTRHQLDISVTDFDAFIEKVEQFGGSLLGEVIIQEGVRSVGIHDPDKNSMIIIESLN
- a CDS encoding helix-turn-helix domain-containing protein, producing MVYKEFKPSEDLKSILKCYWVLEGTREEIHEKQTIVPDGCMEMIFHYRDLYYQYLPDGSRIEQPRCFVFGQLTRKLEIEPSGDSGMFAVRFHPEGLQPISKLAAKEFQDSAVPLDMILGEEGVMLESQILKASSSEQRIDLIDQYLTDKFESCDVADSIVKDAVSIIINSRGRQKIHELSIDSAVSRRTLERRFTDSVGLNLKQLSKIIRLKATVNKMINKEYSTLTELAYDNGYYDQAHFIKDFKKYTGLTPKDFFDPKLSFTHLFYENG
- a CDS encoding DUF4386 domain-containing protein; this translates as MYNEKKIGRITGLLYLIVICCAGFAQGVARETVFIAGDAIATANNILANSALFKWGLVTDLIAFSTDIAISVLLYLLLKSVNKPLALIMACFRLIAHPGVATANLLNHAAALNVLESDGLASQFSQIQLSELSLFFMEAHHLGYILAGVAFGIHCLLLGYLLMKSVHFPTLLGIFMIGASFGYLIESFGFILYPEHKVIFGWIVGLSAALGEVTLCIWLMIKGSKE
- a CDS encoding NAD(P)-dependent alcohol dehydrogenase, which gives rise to MKSIIYDTYGSPDVLKLIKTSIPKPGPNELLIKVISSTVTAADWHLRKADPMMVRFMNGLLTPKRKVLGQEFYGEIIQIGESVTRFKPGDKIFGSTGLKTGAHSEFIVLSEDSVITKADKDIENESLAGIPIGGMTALFFLKQGGLKKRDRVLINGASGSVGSYAVQVAKARGATVTGVCSTRNVKLVREIGADQVIDYKKEKLSDHPQKYDIVFDTVGNLSYRGVKPLLSSEGHFVSTAFNLGLMQAMMMNTFRKGHKVYTGVTKESQELLDEIKDLLKSKKLKAVIERTYSMEEIKEAHIHAESGHKQGNIILAIQGGTTHV